In Streptomyces sp. NBC_01439, the following are encoded in one genomic region:
- a CDS encoding TetR/AcrR family transcriptional regulator: MGNREDLLVGAKKCLYEKGYARTTTRDIVAASGANLASIGYHFGSKEALLSEAVMEAFEEWGEELRDLLADTADAEPDLDAVWERVSGFFVTHRPLLLASIEAFAQANRVPGLREQLAEAYERARVALVEPLRHALAGEGGEVDEKTERAVGSFHLAVISGLGLQWLLDPDNAPSGAELAQALRVFVRAVDVD, encoded by the coding sequence GTGGGAAATCGAGAAGACTTGCTGGTAGGTGCCAAGAAATGCCTCTACGAGAAGGGGTACGCCCGCACGACGACACGGGACATCGTCGCCGCGTCGGGTGCCAACCTCGCCTCGATCGGCTACCACTTCGGCTCTAAGGAGGCCTTGCTGAGCGAAGCCGTGATGGAGGCGTTCGAGGAGTGGGGAGAGGAGCTCAGGGACCTCCTCGCCGACACCGCGGACGCGGAACCCGACCTCGATGCGGTGTGGGAGCGGGTCTCCGGTTTCTTCGTCACCCACCGGCCGCTGCTGCTCGCCAGCATCGAGGCATTTGCTCAGGCCAATCGGGTGCCCGGGCTGCGTGAGCAGCTCGCCGAAGCCTATGAACGGGCGCGGGTGGCGCTCGTGGAGCCGCTCAGGCACGCCCTGGCCGGCGAGGGTGGCGAGGTCGACGAGAAGACGGAACGGGCCGTCGGGTCCTTCCACCTGGCCGTCATCTCCGGCCTCGGTCTGCAATGGCTGCTCGACCCGGACAACGCCCCGTCCGGAGCTGAACTCGCCCAGGCGCTGCGGGTGTTCGTCAGAGCCGTCGACGTTGACTAG
- the istA gene encoding IS21 family transposase: MILVEDWAEIRRLHRAERMPIRAIARHLGISRNTVKRALATDRPPKYERAVKGSAVDAVEVQIRELLRETPTMPATVIAERIGWDRGMTILKDRVRELRPAYVPVDPVSRTVYRPGELAQCDLWFPEADIPLGYGQCGRMPVLVMVSGYSRVITARMLPSRRTGDLIDGHWRLLTEWGAVPKTLVWDNEAGVGRGRPTSEFAAFAGLLATKIYLCRPRDPEAKGLVERANGYLETSFLPGRHFSGPDDFNSQLTAWLKVANRRIHRTLGARPADRWEADRAQMLTLPAADPPTWWRFQVRLGRDHYVRVDTCDYSVDPAAIGHQVTVLSDNEKVIVLAAGGEIVAEHTRCWARHQTITDPQHAETGRIMRREHHHQRPTGHIRSVDSGPLVEVEQRELGTYDRLFTVIDGGREVI; encoded by the coding sequence GTGATCCTCGTGGAGGACTGGGCAGAGATCCGCCGGCTGCATCGGGCCGAGCGGATGCCGATCCGGGCAATCGCCCGGCATCTGGGGATCTCGAGGAACACGGTCAAGCGGGCTCTGGCCACGGACCGGCCACCGAAGTACGAGCGTGCGGTGAAGGGCTCGGCGGTCGACGCGGTCGAGGTGCAGATCCGTGAGCTTCTGCGGGAGACCCCGACGATGCCGGCGACGGTGATCGCGGAGCGGATCGGCTGGGACCGCGGGATGACGATCCTCAAAGACCGGGTGCGCGAGCTCCGGCCGGCCTATGTTCCGGTCGACCCGGTCTCGCGGACGGTTTATCGGCCCGGCGAGCTGGCCCAGTGCGACCTGTGGTTTCCCGAGGCGGACATTCCGCTGGGCTATGGGCAGTGCGGGCGGATGCCGGTGCTGGTGATGGTCTCCGGCTACTCGCGGGTGATCACCGCGAGGATGCTGCCCTCGAGGCGGACCGGGGACCTGATCGACGGGCACTGGCGGCTGCTGACCGAGTGGGGTGCGGTGCCCAAGACGCTGGTCTGGGACAACGAGGCCGGCGTCGGCCGCGGCCGCCCGACCTCCGAGTTCGCCGCGTTCGCGGGCCTGCTCGCCACGAAGATCTACTTGTGCCGACCTCGCGATCCAGAAGCGAAGGGCCTGGTCGAGAGGGCGAACGGCTACCTGGAGACCTCGTTCCTGCCCGGCCGCCACTTCAGCGGCCCGGACGATTTCAACAGCCAGCTGACGGCCTGGCTGAAGGTCGCCAACCGCAGGATCCACCGCACCCTCGGCGCCCGCCCGGCCGACCGATGGGAAGCCGACCGGGCCCAGATGCTGACCCTCCCGGCCGCCGACCCGCCGACCTGGTGGCGGTTCCAGGTCCGCCTCGGCCGCGACCACTACGTCCGCGTCGACACCTGCGACTACTCCGTCGACCCGGCCGCGATCGGCCACCAGGTCACCGTCCTGTCCGACAACGAAAAGGTGATCGTCCTGGCCGCGGGCGGGGAGATCGTCGCAGAACACACCCGCTGCTGGGCCCGCCACCAGACCATCACCGACCCCCAGCACGCCGAAACCGGCCGGATCATGCGCCGAGAACACCACCACCAGCGGCCCACCGGTCACATCCGGTCCGTCGATTCCGGCCCGCTGGTCGAAGTCGAACAACGCGAGCTTGGCACCTACGACCGTCTGTTCACCGTGATCGACGGTGGAAGAGAGGTGATCTGA
- a CDS encoding MFS transporter — MNADTQSADRKAWIGLAVLVLPVLLISLDMHVLSYALPFISNSLEPSSSQLLWIFDIYPLMLAGLLLTMGTLGDRIGRRKLLLFGAAAFGTASVLAAYSTSADMLIATRALLGVGGATLMPSTLSLIRNMFHDPDQRRVAIAVWTGAFAGGAMLGPLMGGAILEHFWWGAVFLVNLPIMVLLIILAPLLLPESRDPNPGRFDVTSALMSLGAMLPTIYGVQHIAQEGLSWLPVAAILVGFALGYAFIRRQRSLTDPMLDIQLFKNRGFSASISANTLGVFSMVGSSLFTTQYLQMVAGVRPLIAGLYALPAAGAAMTAAGLAPLIVRKVRPAFVVGLGLLIGAAGFVILGQLDGSTATAALVAGTATMAGGITLVLTTSSDMIIATAPPEKAGTVSGLSQIATEFGGALGIAILGSVGTAMYRADLADTAPKNLDPAALDTARDTLGGALDVAGRLPEAAGQALAAASREAFTHGLQAAMYTASGILILMALLAATMLRNVRLGKQQPENAPQPKHRAGDPRQHGGYPQQTGHPQPQRYGTDGQDSLTRR; from the coding sequence ATGAACGCAGACACGCAATCTGCCGACCGGAAGGCCTGGATCGGCCTTGCCGTTCTGGTACTCCCCGTCCTGCTCATCTCTCTTGACATGCATGTGCTGTCCTACGCGCTGCCCTTCATCAGCAACTCCCTGGAGCCCAGCAGCTCCCAGTTACTGTGGATCTTCGACATCTATCCGCTGATGCTGGCGGGGCTGCTGTTAACGATGGGCACGCTCGGGGACCGGATCGGCCGGCGGAAGCTGCTTCTCTTCGGCGCAGCGGCGTTCGGCACCGCGTCGGTTCTGGCGGCGTACTCGACCAGCGCGGACATGCTGATCGCAACCCGCGCTCTGCTCGGTGTCGGTGGCGCGACGCTCATGCCGTCGACGCTCTCCCTGATCCGCAACATGTTCCACGACCCGGATCAGCGCCGGGTGGCCATCGCCGTCTGGACCGGCGCGTTCGCCGGTGGCGCGATGCTCGGCCCGCTGATGGGCGGCGCGATTCTCGAGCACTTCTGGTGGGGCGCGGTGTTCCTCGTGAACCTGCCCATCATGGTGCTGCTGATCATCCTGGCCCCGCTGCTGCTCCCGGAGTCCCGCGACCCGAACCCGGGTCGGTTCGACGTCACCAGTGCGCTGATGTCCCTGGGTGCGATGCTGCCGACCATCTACGGTGTGCAGCACATCGCCCAGGAGGGGCTGAGCTGGCTGCCCGTCGCGGCCATACTGGTCGGCTTCGCCCTCGGTTACGCCTTCATCCGCAGGCAGCGTTCCCTGACGGACCCGATGCTCGACATCCAGCTGTTCAAGAACCGGGGCTTCTCCGCGTCGATCTCCGCCAACACCCTGGGCGTCTTCTCGATGGTCGGCTCCAGCCTGTTCACCACGCAGTACCTCCAGATGGTGGCGGGTGTCCGGCCGCTGATCGCCGGTCTGTACGCCCTGCCCGCCGCCGGCGCGGCGATGACCGCGGCCGGACTGGCTCCGCTGATCGTCCGCAAGGTCCGTCCGGCGTTCGTGGTCGGCCTCGGTCTGCTGATCGGTGCCGCCGGCTTCGTCATCCTCGGCCAGCTGGACGGCAGTACCGCAACCGCGGCGCTGGTCGCCGGTACGGCGACGATGGCAGGTGGCATCACGCTCGTGCTCACCACCTCGTCGGACATGATCATCGCGACCGCGCCGCCGGAGAAGGCGGGTACCGTCTCGGGCCTGTCGCAGATCGCCACCGAGTTCGGCGGCGCGCTCGGCATCGCCATCCTGGGCAGCGTCGGTACGGCCATGTACCGGGCCGACCTCGCCGACACCGCACCGAAGAACCTGGACCCGGCGGCACTCGACACGGCGCGGGACACTCTCGGCGGGGCCCTGGACGTCGCCGGGCGACTGCCCGAAGCGGCGGGTCAGGCACTGGCGGCGGCCTCGCGGGAAGCGTTCACCCACGGGCTGCAGGCGGCGATGTACACCGCCTCCGGAATCCTGATCCTGATGGCGCTGCTGGCCGCCACGATGTTGCGCAACGTCCGACTGGGCAAACAGCAGCCGGAGAACGCGCCGCAGCCGAAGCACCGGGCGGGAGACCCGCGGCAGCACGGCGGGTACCCGCAACAGACCGGCCACCCGCAGCCGCAGCGGTACGGAACGGACGGGCAGGATTCGCTGACGCGGCGGTGA
- a CDS encoding PqqD family protein — translation MEEEEKEVWARVRPVSEVIAAVAADGELELANVATGERFTCDSQGAAMWVALQQHEWRLDATATELSRAWMMDSLRVRVALGRWVEELQIAGLVEEA, via the coding sequence ATGGAGGAAGAGGAGAAAGAGGTATGGGCGCGGGTGAGGCCCGTGTCCGAGGTGATCGCCGCCGTCGCGGCCGACGGCGAGCTGGAGTTGGCGAACGTGGCGACCGGCGAACGGTTCACCTGCGATTCTCAGGGGGCAGCGATGTGGGTCGCCCTCCAGCAGCACGAATGGCGGCTGGATGCCACGGCGACGGAGCTGAGCAGGGCCTGGATGATGGATTCGCTGCGGGTACGGGTCGCCCTCGGTCGCTGGGTGGAAGAGCTCCAGATCGCAGGACTGGTCGAGGAAGCCTGA